The window TGAAGTTAATATCTGGATATGCAATTGTGATATCGGCATAGCGGTTTGAAATAGGTTCTCCATGAGCGGGCTCATGCACTTCAACCGAAATGACTTTCCCTAAATGCTTCTCCATTTGCGCTTTTTGCGCTTCGGGCAGTTCGGTCCAGCTGCCAACCGTAAGGCCGACAGCGATGCTTGTTGCTTTTTTATGAAAATCGGCTTTCTCATCGAAACTCCGATAGGTGGCTAGACAATATGCGTTCATCGTAAACATTCACCTGCTTTAGATAGAATTAGATCTCATGAAATTAGGAGGATTTCGATACGGGGCTTGGCGCAGCAATTTGTTCGCCCATTTCTTTGGCTCGCTCTGCAGAACGAAATACCGCTTGTGAGATAGCTTCGCTAAACTGAAAGCGATCCAATGCTTCAATAGAAGCTTGCGTTGCCCCATTTGGCGATGTGACCTTGCGACGAAGCTCAGCAGGATTTTCTTGCGTAAGCTGAACCATATGCGCGGCTCCGAGCACTGTTTGAAGTGTTAATTGGTGTGCATCTTCTGCGGAAAGGCCACCATCAATGCCAGCTTTGATCATGGCTTCCATGAAATAGTAGACATAGGCAGGACCGCTGCCGGATACGCCTGTCAGAATTTCTAGTTTCTCTTCCTCCACGATCGTTACAATACCAACGGCCTCAAACATTTGAGTAGCCACTTGTTTGAATGTAGCATTGACCTTGGAGGAGAAGCTCATCCCTGTAGCGCCTAGACCAATTGTGCTGGACGTGTTCGGCATCGTGCGAACAATCGGCATATTGGTTTGCAGTAGAGCTTCTGTTTTCGCGATAGAGAGCCCAGCAATGACCGAAACAAGAAGCTGCTGTTCGTTCAAAAGCGGCTGCAGCTCAGCGAAGGCATTCTCCACATCCTTAGGCTTCATGCAGAGAACGACGACATCGGCAACACGAAGAAAGGTTTCCTTCGTTAACGGGTCTGACGTTGCCTGTAGACCGTATTCCGAACGTAGGAAAGCCAACCTGTCTTGATCCGAACGATTCATCACATATATATTTTGAGGATCAGCGACTTTGGTTTCAATGAGTCCGCGAATGATCGCTTCCGCCATCGAACCAGCGCCGACAAAGGCAATTTTGGTTTGGGATAAAGTAGTGGACATCGTATATTCCTCCTTGAATTTTGAATCGTTATTCGCGTATTTGTCCGCTTCCATAAACGCGGTATTTGGTTGAAGTAAGCGATGGCAGACCCATGGGTCCGCGAGCGTGAAGCTTTTGGGTGGAGATGCCGATTTCCGCTCCGAAGCCGAATTCAAAACCATCGGTGAAGCGAGTCGAAGCATTGTGATAAACAGCCGCCGCATCTACTTCCTGTAAGAATCTTTCGGCATTGGCCGCATCTTCCGTCACGATACATTCAGAGTGCATGGTGCCGTATTCACGAATGTGAGCAAGAGCTTCATCGAGATCCTTCACAACTTTGATGTTAAGTATGTAGTCCCCATATTCGGTTTTCCAATCTTCGATTTCGGCAACTTGCATACTAGGTACTAACTCACGAGCTCGTTCGTTACCTTTGAGCGCAACATGAGCACCTTTGAAAGCCTCTGCTATGGCACCTAAATGCTTATCTGCAATAGACTCATGCACAAGTAATGTTTCCATGCTATTGCAAACAGAAGGACGCTGAGCTTTGGCGTTGATCCCGATGCGAACGGCCATATCGAGCTTTGCACTTTCATCTATAAAAGTATGACATACACCCGCACCTGTTTCAATGACAGGAACAGAGGCGTTATTGACAACATTTTGAATAAGAGAATGCCCGCCCCTTGGAATAAGCACGTCGATGAGTCCATTCAATTTCAGCATTTCATCCACAGAACTGCGGTCTGCGCTTAGAATCAGTTGAAGTGCATCAGCGGGAATGGCAGAACGGCTTAATGCTCCGTGCAAAACTTCAACGATTTTCTCATTGGAAAATAAAGCGGAAGAACCGCCACGCAGAACGACTGCGTTGCCTGTCTTGAGACATAAACCTGCTGCATCAACGGTCACGTTAGGTCTTGCTTCATAAATAATGCCGACCACACCAAGCGGCACACGGATTTTGCGAATGCGCAGACCGTTTGGACGTTCAAATGCTTCCAATGTATCCCCAACAGGATCTGGGAGCTCGGCTATTTGACGCAGACCTTCAGCGATCGCTGCGATGCGGGATTCATTTAGAGCTAAACGGTCGAGTAGGGAAGCGCTTGTGCCTAATTCTTTGCCACGCTGCAAATCTTTGGCGTTCGCTTCGATAATTGCTTGCTGCTCCGTTACAAGGCTATCTGCCATAAGGAGTAGTGCCGCATTCTTTTGTTCAGTTGTGAGATTACCCATGGTCTGGGCAGCTTGTTTGGCTAATTTAGATTTTTGAACGACTTCACTCATGGGAAGATCGACCTCCTGCTTGGAATAAAGAATGGCAATGCGTAAGTATATGCTCTACAGATCGTTCATATTGACTGCCGGTTCTGCGCTCCTTACATTCTACAACTCGCTCACTTGCTTTCTTGCCGACTGTTATTCGCAGAGGGAAGCCGAGTAGATCCGAATCATTGAACTTAACGCCAGGACGTTCATCCCGATCATCCCATAGGACGGAGTAGCCTGCCCTAACTAACGTTGTATAAATCTCTTCGGATAATTTCATTTGAGCTTCATCCTGAACATGAACGGTCAGAAGATGAATGGAAAATGGCGTAATGGATTCAGGCCATATAATGCCTCGTTCATCATAGTTTTGCTCGATAATGGCAGCTAGCACACGTGAGACACCAATGCCATAGCAGCCCATAATGATGGGCTCGGAAATTCCATTCTCGTCGCTAAACGTTGCACCAAGGGAACTGCTGTATTTGGTGCCGAGCTTAAATACGTGTCCAAGTTCTATCCCTTTCGCAAAAGAGAGCTCATGCCCACAATGGGAACATAACTCACCTTGGGCGACATTGCGTACGTCATGATAAGATATCGTTCCTAAATCGCGTTCGACTTCCACATAAACCAAATGATAATCGGATTCATTGGCTCCTACGACAGCGTCCTTCAAGTCCCTGATAGAGGAATCAGCGATGATTCTCACATTCTGGAGTCCAATTGGACCGATAAAACCGGCAATGGATCCTAGTTTCTCTATGTCTACTTCGGAAAGCATGGAGATTTCAACAGCCCCAATAGCTTGTTTCAGCTTGATCTCATTTAATTCATAATCGCCTCGCAGGAGGACAATAAGGGGAGCTCCATCTGCTTGTAAAGCAACAGATTTAATGATCTGATTGGCATCTATTTGTAGAAATTGACTAAGCTGTTTGATGCTTGTCACTTGCGGCGTGTGAATTTTCACTGGTTGCGAAGTGGGTAAAATGTTATCCAACCGCTCGGATTTCTGTTGTTCTGGTACCGTTCCGATTGCTTTTTCAATATTCGCTGCATACTGGCAGGAGGTGCAGTGGACGATTGTATCCTCACCAACATCAGCAAGGGCCATGAATTCATGGGTATCCGTACCGCCGATAGCGCCGGAATCAGCTTCAACCGCTCGGAACAGTAATCCGCATCGTGTGAAAATGTTAACATAAGCGTTAAACATACTTTGATAGCTGGCATCTAGCCCGCTTTCCGTACGGTCGAAGGAATAGGCATCCTTCATAAGGAACTCTCGTCCGCGGAGCAGACCGAATCGGGGTCTACGCTCATCGCGATACTTCGTTTGAATCTGATATAGCGTGACAGGCAGCTTCTTGTAGGAATGAATCTCGTCCTTCACGATCGTCGTGATGACTTCCTCATGGGTAGCTCCTAGTGCAAACTCTCGACCGTTCCGATCTTCCAGCCCATCTGCCTGAGGCCTTCCACAGTTCAGAAGGGTGGAGAGCTGGCATTAGCATTTCCTGTGCACCGGCTGCATCCATTTCCTCTCGGACAATTTGTTGTATGTTTTGTAAGGCTTTAAGACCTAAGGGTAAATAGGAGTAGATTCCGCTGGAGAGCTGTCGAATTAATCCCGCACGCAGCATCAGTCGATGGCTGGCGGCTTCTGCCTCTCCCGGAACGTCACGTAAGGTAGGGTTAAGCAATCGTTGTTGTCTCATGGCCCAGAGAGCCTCTCTTTCTTCATTAGGTTAAAGGAACCCATTCATCTCGGTGAATGACTTCGATTCGGGCAACTTCCACACGTTTCTGGACCTCATCGGTCGATAGTCCAGCGGCGGCTTGCACCTGCCAAGCCGCGTAATTGACGACGCCGCGTCCTAGCAGCGCGCCTTCGATGCTGATCACCTCGACGACGTCGCCGGGGTGGAAATCCCCTGCAGCGCCTGTGATGCCGGCAGGAAGCAAGCTCTTGCCCCCGCTGAGCAGGGCCGCTTTGGCGCCTTGGTCAACGATGATTTGCCCTTGCGGCAGCGAGTGGAAGCCGACCCATTGTTTCTTCACCGGCAGGTTGTTCAGAGCCGTGTCGAAGTACGTGCCCTTGCCGCTGCCATCCACGGCATGCGGCAAATCACCGGGCTCGAGTACGCGCCCGATGAACACCGGCACGCCCCCGCGCATCGCGATGCGGGCGGCCTCAACCTTCGAGCGCATGCCGCCGGTGCCGACCGCGCTCCCAGCGCCTCCAGCGAAGCTGAACAGCTCATCGCTGATGGCGTCCACGCGATCGATACGCTGCGCGTTTGCGTTTTTGCGGGGATCGTCCGTGTACAGGCCGTCCATATCTGTAATGATGATCAATTTGTTCGCTTTGACCAAATTGCCTACTAAGGCAGACAACGTGTCATTGTCGCCGAATTTCAGTTCATCCACCGCGACGGTGTCGTTCTCGTTAATGATCGGTACGACGCCGCGCTGCAGCAGCTCGTCGACCGTCATCAGCGCGTTCTGCACGCGCTTGCGGTTAGAGAAGTCGTACCTTGTGAGCAAAATTTGCGCCACGCTGATGCCGTGGGACGCAAATGCTTCGTGGTACGCCTGCATGAGAAGCGCTTGACCGACAGCGGCTGCGGCCTGCTTCTCGTGCAATACCTTGGGCCGCGTGCGGTAGCCAAGGGAGGTGAAGCCTGCGGCAACTGCGCCTGAGGTAACCAGCAGGACTTGATGGCCGTCCTGCTTCAATTGCGCCAGCTCCGACGCGAAAAAACGTATTTTATCCGGATTGAGGCCCCCGGTATCTGAAGTTAAAGAGCTGCTGCCGATTTTGACGACGATTCGCTGAGTCATATCGATCCCATCCTTTGATTTACATGTATGTAGATACAAAAAAGACTCCCGTCCTCAACACATAAGGACGAAAGTCTGTAGCTTCCGCGGTACCACCTTAGATTGGCGCACACCGATGGCGGCTGCACCCAACTCTAGATTCCCTAAATAACAGCAGGGCACTGTTCAACTCATCGTTGACTGTTCAGGGGCGGGTTCGGAATCGGTTCACGGCAAGCTCTCTCAGTCTATGGAGCTTACTCTCTGTTTTCGTGCTTAACGGTTCCTACTATTCCCATCATAACGTTGCGATATAGAAGTTTTTGATGACTTCCTTTTTTATTCTATCTAGAATAGCACGCTGTACAAGTGTTTGTAAAGAAGCAGAAGCCTAGGCTGCATAGGCGAGCAAGTGATGGAGCCAATGACGAGCCTCTTAATTATCGGTTTAACCAAATAGATTTAGTTTGCCGATACGTTGTACAGCCTCTTCTAATCTTTCCTCGGTGGATAAGAGTCCAAGCCTTACATAGCCTTCTCCGTGCGTTCCGAAGCCAACGCCTGGTGCGACGACAACCTTCGCTTCTTGTAGAAGCAAATCGGCGAGACTTTGTGAGGTGTGCCCTTTTGGAACAGGAAGCCAAGAGAAGAAAGACCCCTTTGAAGGGCGTGCATGCCAGCCGATATTGGAAAGAGCTGTATAAAGGGCATTGCGTCGGCTCTCGTAAACATCACGCAGCTCAGTAACACAATCCTGCGAGGCTGTGAGAGCAGTTGCGGCTGCCACTTGGATACCGCCGAACAGCGAGCAGTAGTAATGATCCTGCATCAAGTTAATAAGACGGATTACTTCTCGGTTCCCTAGGGCAAAGCCTACACGCCAGCCAGCCATGTTGTACGTTTTGGAGAGGGTATAGAACTCGATACCCACTTCTTTGGCACCTGGTGTCTGCAGGAAGCTGATCGGCTTCTTGCCGTCGAAGCCGATCGCACCATAGGCGAAATCACTTGCGACGACAACACCATGCTTGTGTGCGAATTCGACCGTTTCTTCATAAAAGGAAGCGGGAGCCGTAGCGCCTGTTGGGTTGTTCGGATAATTAATGAACATCAGCTTCGCGCGGTTCAAATCGGATTCTTTGAGCTGTGAGTAGTCAGGCAGAAAGTTGTTTTCTTCTCGCAAGGGCATGAAAGCCATTTCGGCGCCAGCAAGTGCAACTCCTGACCAATAATCCGGGTAACCAGGATCAGGAACCAGACATACATCTCCAGGATTGAGCAAACATTGTGCGATCTCGATCAGTCCTGTTTTACCGCCAAAAAGAATCGCTACTTCCGTTTCAGGATCAAGATCTACGTTGTGATCCTCCTTATACCTTTGAGCAATGGCTTGTTTCAGAAATGGAAATCCGCTGAAGGGCGGATATTTATGATACAACGGGTTAGCAGCCGCTTCTTGTATAGATGACACGATATGCGTAGGCGTAGGGCGGTCTGGATTCCCTTGGCCAAGATTAATGACGTCATGACCCGCAGCAATTTGCTCATTGGCTTTGCGTACTAGTGAAGCAAAAAATTGCGTTGGAAGTCCGTTCATACGTTCAGCAGGCTGTATCGTAAATGGGCTTGTTGTTGGGGATATTCTAGTCATGTTTTAATTCACACTCCGGAGGTCGGGATTTTAATTAATAACCTTAATGTAACATGATTAATCTTTTTTTCATAGTGATGAAAATAATCGATTTTACATCGAGCGGTCAATATCATAAAGTTAGTTCAATAGTTACGGAAAGGTGCTGAAGACCATGTCGGACAACACAAAAGTGGCGCAAGTTTTTTTGCAGGAATCCATACGTGCATTTGTAAATATGAAGAAGCTGGCGGATAAAGCTTTCATGCAAACGGAAGATGCTCATTTTTATTTAACGTTAGATGAGGAGTCGAATTCGTTAGAATTGTTGATTAAGCACATGCACGGGAACATGTTGTCACGATGGACAGATTTCTTAACAACGGATGGCGAAAAGGAAACTCGGCAGCGTGATGGTGAATTTGAAAGCAGCCATTACACGCGGGAAGAGCTTATTTCCTTTTGGGAGGAAGGCTGGAAGGTTCTGTTTGATACTCTGCACGCACTCACTCCGGATGATGTTCTTAGGACCGTTCAAATTCGAGGCGAAGGGCATTCTGTACTGCAAGCCATTCAGCGCCAAGTGTCTCATTATGGTTACCATGTGGGGCAAATCGTTCTGCTCAGCAAACATTGGGCCAATCAAAATTGGGAGACTTTAAGTATAGCAAGAGGACAGTCCAAAGCGTTCAAACCTTCATGAGTTCCATTGAGTTCAAACTTAAATTAGACTACTATAGAGAGATATTGGTAATCTGCCGCCTGGAAGGAGTTATCCTAGTATGTCCGAATCACAATTACTACACATTGCACTTATTCAAATGGATATTCAAATCGGTGAACCCGATACGAACTTTGCTCAGTTGGAGAAGCTTCTGCATCAAGCGGTTAATGGAGATCAAAAGCCTGATGTGATCGTATTTCCCGAGATGTGGAATACAGGATACGCTTTAACCGAGATTCAGCAGTTGGCTGATCCTAACGGTGTTAGGACGAAAGCTCTTTTGAGTGATTTTGCCCGGACCCATCGTGTCAACATCATCGGCGGATCCATTGCTGATAAAAGAGACGATCGTGTTCTGAACACGATTTATGCCTTTGATCGCGAAGGCGCGGAAACAGCCGAGTACTCCAAAATCCACTTGTTCCGTCTCATGGACGAGGAAAAGTTTCTACATAGCGGCGATCAGCTTGGCCGATTTGAGCTTGAAGGCGTTCCGGCTGGCGCGATGATCTGCTATGACATTCGTTTCCCTGAGCTTGCGCGCAAATTAGCGCTGGATGGGGCACAAATTTTATTCGTTCCTGCGGAATGGCCGCACCCACGTTTGCATCACTGGCGTACGCTGCTCATGGCCAGAGCCATTGAGAATCAGATGTATGTCGTTTCCTGTAATCGTGTTGGGACTAGTGGTACAACGAATTTCTTTGGTCACTCGATGGTGATTGATCCTTGGGGCGAAGTGCTGGTGGAAGGCGATGAGAGCGAAGCGATT is drawn from Paenibacillus sp. V4I7 and contains these coding sequences:
- the proB gene encoding glutamate 5-kinase; the encoded protein is MTQRIVVKIGSSSLTSDTGGLNPDKIRFFASELAQLKQDGHQVLLVTSGAVAAGFTSLGYRTRPKVLHEKQAAAAVGQALLMQAYHEAFASHGISVAQILLTRYDFSNRKRVQNALMTVDELLQRGVVPIINENDTVAVDELKFGDNDTLSALVGNLVKANKLIIITDMDGLYTDDPRKNANAQRIDRVDAISDELFSFAGGAGSAVGTGGMRSKVEAARIAMRGGVPVFIGRVLEPGDLPHAVDGSGKGTYFDTALNNLPVKKQWVGFHSLPQGQIIVDQGAKAALLSGGKSLLPAGITGAAGDFHPGDVVEVISIEGALLGRGVVNYAAWQVQAAAGLSTDEVQKRVEVARIEVIHRDEWVPLT
- a CDS encoding pyridoxal phosphate-dependent aminotransferase yields the protein MTRISPTTSPFTIQPAERMNGLPTQFFASLVRKANEQIAAGHDVINLGQGNPDRPTPTHIVSSIQEAAANPLYHKYPPFSGFPFLKQAIAQRYKEDHNVDLDPETEVAILFGGKTGLIEIAQCLLNPGDVCLVPDPGYPDYWSGVALAGAEMAFMPLREENNFLPDYSQLKESDLNRAKLMFINYPNNPTGATAPASFYEETVEFAHKHGVVVASDFAYGAIGFDGKKPISFLQTPGAKEVGIEFYTLSKTYNMAGWRVGFALGNREVIRLINLMQDHYYCSLFGGIQVAAATALTASQDCVTELRDVYESRRNALYTALSNIGWHARPSKGSFFSWLPVPKGHTSQSLADLLLQEAKVVVAPGVGFGTHGEGYVRLGLLSTEERLEEAVQRIGKLNLFG
- a CDS encoding glutamate-5-semialdehyde dehydrogenase, with the translated sequence MSEVVQKSKLAKQAAQTMGNLTTEQKNAALLLMADSLVTEQQAIIEANAKDLQRGKELGTSASLLDRLALNESRIAAIAEGLRQIAELPDPVGDTLEAFERPNGLRIRKIRVPLGVVGIIYEARPNVTVDAAGLCLKTGNAVVLRGGSSALFSNEKIVEVLHGALSRSAIPADALQLILSADRSSVDEMLKLNGLIDVLIPRGGHSLIQNVVNNASVPVIETGAGVCHTFIDESAKLDMAVRIGINAKAQRPSVCNSMETLLVHESIADKHLGAIAEAFKGAHVALKGNERARELVPSMQVAEIEDWKTEYGDYILNIKVVKDLDEALAHIREYGTMHSECIVTEDAANAERFLQEVDAAAVYHNASTRFTDGFEFGFGAEIGISTQKLHARGPMGLPSLTSTKYRVYGSGQIRE
- the proC gene encoding pyrroline-5-carboxylate reductase codes for the protein MSTTLSQTKIAFVGAGSMAEAIIRGLIETKVADPQNIYVMNRSDQDRLAFLRSEYGLQATSDPLTKETFLRVADVVVLCMKPKDVENAFAELQPLLNEQQLLVSVIAGLSIAKTEALLQTNMPIVRTMPNTSSTIGLGATGMSFSSKVNATFKQVATQMFEAVGIVTIVEEEKLEILTGVSGSGPAYVYYFMEAMIKAGIDGGLSAEDAHQLTLQTVLGAAHMVQLTQENPAELRRKVTSPNGATQASIEALDRFQFSEAISQAVFRSAERAKEMGEQIAAPSPVSKSS
- a CDS encoding DUF1572 family protein encodes the protein MSDNTKVAQVFLQESIRAFVNMKKLADKAFMQTEDAHFYLTLDEESNSLELLIKHMHGNMLSRWTDFLTTDGEKETRQRDGEFESSHYTREELISFWEEGWKVLFDTLHALTPDDVLRTVQIRGEGHSVLQAIQRQVSHYGYHVGQIVLLSKHWANQNWETLSIARGQSKAFKPS
- a CDS encoding carbon-nitrogen family hydrolase — protein: MSESQLLHIALIQMDIQIGEPDTNFAQLEKLLHQAVNGDQKPDVIVFPEMWNTGYALTEIQQLADPNGVRTKALLSDFARTHRVNIIGGSIADKRDDRVLNTIYAFDREGAETAEYSKIHLFRLMDEEKFLHSGDQLGRFELEGVPAGAMICYDIRFPELARKLALDGAQILFVPAEWPHPRLHHWRTLLMARAIENQMYVVSCNRVGTSGTTNFFGHSMVIDPWGEVLVEGDESEAILHATIDLTEVVRVRAKIPVFEDRRPHLY